A segment of the Parcubacteria group bacterium genome:
CATTATCATTTCCTTGTGACATTTTTTTTGGGATAAAAATAATTGTCATTCCTCAGTTCTTTCATCAGATCGGCATAAAATTTCAGATTATGTTTGCTGGCTAGGCGCATCGCCATCGGTTCTTTTTGAGAAAATAGGTAACGCATATATGCCTTGGAATAATTCCGGCACATTTCACAATCGCAATTTTCATCAACTTTCGAAAAGTCGCTTTTATATTTTTCATTATTGATATTTATTGTTTCATAGAATTCAGACTTGCGAGTTGAGATTTGAGAGTTGAGATTTTTTCTGATAAAAAGTCTTCCGTGTCTACCTTCCCTCGTCGGAATTACACAATCAAACATGTCCCACCCGAAAGAAACACATTTTACAATATCTTCCGGCGTTCCGATTCCCAAAGCAAAACGCAAAGAACCTTCCGGAATAAAACTAGCGGTTTTTTCCAAAACTTCTTCCATAATATTCCCATCTTCATCAATATGCCTGGCGCCAAAACCATAGCCGTCAAAGCCAATCTTAATCAAACCCTGGGCGCAATATTCTCGCAAATCAAGATATTCTCCCCCTTGGACAACTCCAAAAATAAGCGGCCGATTTTCATCTTTAAGTTTTCGGCTTTCAACTTGCCTGCTATATTCATCTTTGCATCGCTTCGCCCACCTGATCGTTCTTTCTACTGCCCTCTTGATTTTTTCCTTACTGTAATTGTTTGGCGGCGGATCGTCCAGGCACACCATCATATCCACTCCCAGATCAAATTGAATTTGAATTGCCTTTTCCGGAGTAAGAATATGTTTCGATCCATCCAGAGAAGAGCGAAAAATAACTTCATTTTCGGTTATTTTTCCCATTTTAGAATTTTTATGGATGAGGGAAAAGACTTGATATCCGCCGGAATCGGAAAGAAGAGGCTGATTATAATTCATAAATCCATGGATTCCTCCGGATTTTTTGATTAGTTCCATCCCCGGTTTGAGATAGAGATGGTAAGTATTAACCACCATCGGACCAATTCCTGTCTCTTCTAAATCTCTCTGGCTTAAAGAACGCACAAAACCTCTGGTGGCGTCAGGCATAAAAAATGGGGATTTTATTTCCCCGTGATTTGTTTTTAATTTTCCCCACCTTCTATTCTCTTTTTTTTTGATCATTTCAAACATAATATTTCTATTAATCTATAACTTCATATCTTCCATTTACGCTTGGATCTTCGGTGAGCCTATTATCTTTTTCTGGAATCTCGACTCGCACATCAACGCCAGTAAAATCATCTTTGGCCGTTAAAATCGAACTATTGAGAAGAAGCACTGTCCTCCTTATCTGATTAATTTGAGGCACAATGCTTATTTGAAAGCTCGCTTCTCTGACTGGTTTCGATATTCCAACTCCGTTATTCAGATTCCCCAAATTCCATTCTATTTGATTAGTTCTCTCGTTAAAAATTATTGCCTCACTGCTAGGTGAAATTTTTCCCAGCCATTTTACTCCGGATGGGATAGATGAAACAACTTTAACATCATTGATGTTATTGGAGACATTGATTATTTTCCAATGAATCGTATAGGAAGTTTCCTGTCCCACTTTCGGAGGAATCGGTCCGGAATTTTCAAAAACTGAATCTTTGTAATATCCTTCAACTCCCAGAACTACTCTTGAATTCAATTTCAGCGTTATCGTATTGCTTGCTATTATTTTGTTTGATCCTATAGGGCTAGGAATCGAGGGACTGTCAATTTTTGCCGTGCTTACTATGCTAAAATTTTTATCATTATCATTCTCAATAGGAATACGATTCATAACAGGAATGGAGAATGATATTTTTCCGCTATCTCCTGGAGCCAGATTAGCAAGTCCGGGAATCTCTGACGCTCTCCAAATAATCACTTTCCTTGAAGCATTATATGATCCATTTTTTAGATCTAATTTGGAGAAATCCAGAACCCTGCTGTCGATTTCTTCCGTTACAATCGCATCTCTTAAGGCTATATCTCCGTTATTTTTATATTCAATCGTATATTTTAGCGTTTTCCCGGCATCAACATTCAAATCTGCTTGTTCGCTTAGATATTGTTTTATGGAAAGAATGGTCGATGTTATTTTAGTTGTTGTTTCTTTTTGATTATAAACTATAAAATTTCCTCCTTCATCTTCATAGCCAAGATAAGCTTTGATAATTTTACTTTCGTCGCCAGATCCCTGAATATTTCCAGTGACAACAATTTTTCCGTCCTGATTCGGTTTTAAACTTCCCAAATACCAAACTCCATTCCCTTCCGAAGGAGCAAGATCGGAAGAAATAAATGAAAATCCCTCGGAATAATCAACTTTCAGCCTAACTCCATCGAAGTATTCAGCGCTTATATTTCTAAAACTAATCACATAATCAACTTTATTCCCACTGGCGATTTCCGACGGAGCTTGAATTTCAAGAATAAGCGGAGAAGAATTGATATTTATTCCTAATTGGTTTTTTGACTGGAATTTTGCATTAAGATTGCTGGGAACATATTCGAGTGTTGCGTTAAGATAAATAATAGAGTCTTTGGCTGCAAAAAATGTCCCGCTAATTTCAATTGTTTCTGTTGAATATCCCTTGATAGTGCCCAGCAAAATTCTGCTGCTGGAAAGATTGTCTATTTTCAAATTCTGGCTTTCTTTCGGTTTGAAATTCTCCGGGTAACTAAGCAGTATCTCAGCATTATTTAAGCTTGCTCTATTGTCATTCTTAAAGATTATTTTGTAGATTGAATTCTCTAAGCCATTAGATTGCGTCGGCCCTTCAATTTTGATTGAAACTCTTTCCTGGCTAAAAGCCGACTGTGTAAATTTAACATAACCCGTTATAAGAGCAGCAATAATAACGATTGCTCCGAAAACAATAGTTCCTAGTTTTAGAATTTTTTTTCTTTCAGGGTTTGCTGCATCATCTATTTTTTCCCACGTTTTTTCTTTCTTAAGACTATCCGCATTTTTGCTGGACGGACTAAAGGGATCGAACTGACTGTCTTCATGCTTTATTCCTTCAAAATGAAAATCGGGATCATATATTTTTTTTTCAAGATCATCTAAGGACATAAGAAATAATTTTCAATAATCAATAATCAATTTACAATAAATTTTCAATGATTTGATTTTCAATTTTCAAAATTTGATTAATTAAAAATTGCGACTTGATTGAAAATTGAAAATTGTAAATTACCTTACTATTTTACCAAATTTAACCCCTTCTAACAAATTTATTCTATCCACCTCAGAAACTCCCGTTTGATAATTTCAAGGTTAGCCAGATCTTTTTTTTCTGCTTTAAGCTTAATCAGCGACTTTAGGCTGTTTTGGAAAAAAATTCGAAGAATTTTTATAGCATTGGGATTAGTTATAACTCTTGTTTTCAAGCTTGCGATACATCTCTCACAAACAATTCCTCCTTGTTCAGGATCAAAATAGTTTTTTCCTTCTTTTACTTTTTCTTGGCAAAGAGCGCAATTCCCAACTTCAATTTTGTATCCCAATTCTTCAAAAAGCTTGAAAATGAAACCGAGAGAAATTATTTCATTTTTATCCCGGTTATTTTCTTTGGCAATCTCATTCATTGTTTCCAAATATTCTCTGAGCAACTTAAAAATTTCCTGATCCTTGTTTTCATCCTTTATCATTTTTCCCAAAAGATTAATGGAGTCAAAAACATTCCCAATGATTTCTAAATTTTTTCTGATTTCGGGAAAATTATTAATTATCAACGATCCGGTGATTTTCCCCATTCCCTGATTTTTGGCAACAAAAATCTCTGCCAAATTAAAATTCTCCAGAAATCCCGCCAGTTTCGCGTTAGCCTTGCGGACGCTCTTGGCCAAAACCCGAATTTTTCCCGATTCTAAAGTATAAATAGTATAAATCCGATCGGTTTCCCCAACATCTCTTTTGCTTAAAATTATTCCGGTGTATTTGTAATCCATAGGATAATTATACGATTAAATGGACAAATGAAAAAGGAGCCTGTTGCTTATGCAATTTGACTCCCTCTTTTTTCTCTTTCTCATCTTCATGATGCCAAACCTCCTTCAATGAAGACGAGTTTGCCTGCTTCTTTTTTTGCCAACAAATTTCTGACAAAATCGTCAAATGGCTCTTTATCCTTCCTCAAATAGAGAGAAAGGGTAAGGATACCTTCGACAAAAATCAACGAGACTAGAGCTAACATTACACTCATTTTCCCTCCTCGGTTCTTATTTTAAGCCTTTTTTATCGAA
Coding sequences within it:
- the recO gene encoding DNA repair protein RecO, yielding MDYKYTGIILSKRDVGETDRIYTIYTLESGKIRVLAKSVRKANAKLAGFLENFNLAEIFVAKNQGMGKITGSLIINNFPEIRKNLEIIGNVFDSINLLGKMIKDENKDQEIFKLLREYLETMNEIAKENNRDKNEIISLGFIFKLFEELGYKIEVGNCALCQEKVKEGKNYFDPEQGGIVCERCIASLKTRVITNPNAIKILRIFFQNSLKSLIKLKAEKKDLANLEIIKREFLRWIE
- the tgt gene encoding tRNA guanosine(34) transglycosylase Tgt, with the protein product MFEMIKKKENRRWGKLKTNHGEIKSPFFMPDATRGFVRSLSQRDLEETGIGPMVVNTYHLYLKPGMELIKKSGGIHGFMNYNQPLLSDSGGYQVFSLIHKNSKMGKITENEVIFRSSLDGSKHILTPEKAIQIQFDLGVDMMVCLDDPPPNNYSKEKIKRAVERTIRWAKRCKDEYSRQVESRKLKDENRPLIFGVVQGGEYLDLREYCAQGLIKIGFDGYGFGARHIDEDGNIMEEVLEKTASFIPEGSLRFALGIGTPEDIVKCVSFGWDMFDCVIPTREGRHGRLFIRKNLNSQISTRKSEFYETININNEKYKSDFSKVDENCDCEMCRNYSKAYMRYLFSQKEPMAMRLASKHNLKFYADLMKELRNDNYFYPKKNVTRK